The sequence ACACGCGCCCGCACAGACATACAACCATATACACGATGCATCCCGGTGGTCATGAGGGGtagggtggtggtggcaggggGGACTcttgcgcctcctccagcttaTTAGAAGAGGGGCACGCTTTGCCGGAGGTGCCTCAAGGTTTCTTCGAAAGCGCTCTTCCCCCTAGTGCTCTCTGACCACTGCGTGGGCTGCGTTCTTGACTGTGACCACGTCAACGACGCATGAGGCACGTTGCCCCTTTCCCAATCAAGAGGCGGGTGAGTGTTTTTATATTTATTTCAGTgttcagctgctccactccatctctctctctctctctcactcattCTCCATCTTGCGTGAAGCCTCCTGCATCGTGTGTGAGCAAGTGTGCCTGCGCACACTGTACAAGCGCCATCACACGTTGATACACAACAGACGTACATACGTGAGGGcatcttttcctcttctctctctcctctttcaaacacacgcgcgcctgtgtgtcgCGCTGATCGGGTGTGTTGACTCGACTTCATCTTTCACCACTGCTACTTTTCCCCCTCAATTTCTCTATCGCACGGGTTTCTCAGCCATGCAGCCAACGAACTTGCCGCGTGTCTCAAGAGCCGTGGCGCGCCTGTGCGCCATCCTCGGCGATGAGCTGTTCCCGATCGTGATTTGGCTAGCCATGTTTGGTGCCGTGCGTCTCGCACCCGCCCTGGTGCTGCGCTTATCAATGTCGTTCCCACAGGTGATGGACgtgccacggctgctgctttggCGACGAAGGCGCGATGTCTCCGGCGGTGCCACGAGCAGCGCTGTTGTGAGCGCCAgcatcagcgccgctgccgacgccgccgccgcgcacctTGCGGAGCTGATCAAGAGCACCCCTCCTGGTTCTAGCAGCAACGGCATTCGCCtcagtggtggcggcagcagtggtgcttACGACGCAACGCTCCGTGCATCATGGCAGCGTTTCTATCATCAATCTCTCGAGGTGCTCGTTTCCATTGTCACGTACTCGAGACGTCTGTGGACGTATCTACTCTTCCAGCGCAGCCAGTGCACGCCGCTCAGGgatgcggctgccgcagtccAACGTGGTGAGGGCGGCCGacctgcggtggtggagctcCTCGTGCGCCTTGTGACAAGCTTCACCTCTACGTGGGTTCACGCAAGCGGCAACATGCTCTTCGACACCATCGTCACCTATCTCAGCACTCGCATCGGAAGCTGGggtagcggcagcgtcggcggtggcaacgccattggtggcagtggcagacGATAcagcagcctcagcagcggctggcgaGACCTGCTCGTCGCGTCGTGCGTGTCAACTGGACTCAACTTTGTACTACAGACGTACTGGGTGGAGGCATTGACGGGCATAGGCGAGCTGcgggcgctgccgctggcgactACTGCTGGGGAtgcgctgtcgccgtctTTCAGCGAGCGGATCCAGTTTATGCTCTCGGCCCTCTCTCGGCTAGGCAGCAAAGAATCCCTGTACCGGCTGTGCTgcatggcgctgcggctgcagccgcagtcaGACCAGCGATCGAGCGCTGCCGAAGAGGGGCGGGCGTactcatcgccgccgtcgccgtcaggcagagcagcgctgcagccactcactcgtgccgcgccgccgccgccgtcgtcccTGGATTCCGGCACCTTGCGAACGCCGTCCCAGCCGGCACGCGTGTACCTGTGCGGCGGCAATGCCTTCGTGTTCGCCCTCAGCGGCTTCCGCTTTGCCTACTACGGCGACCCGCAGCAGTTCACGACGGCTGCGTCAAACTGCATTACGGACGCCCTGGACctcgtgctgcggcaggcgcgTCAACGGGCCGCAGCGCAAAACGGCCGTGTgtcggaggcgctgctggaggggCAGGTGTGGCGGCCAccagcgtcgtcgctgtcgtccaGCCACGACGTTGTTCTTGCTCCCGCTGCCtccctgcagctccttcctCTGTATATGGCGAACTTTGCTGTTGGTGCCAGCGTCGGTCTTGTGtggcgagagcgccgccacctcgccatTGTCCGCCGTGTGCCACTTCTTGGAAAAGTTGTTGAGCTTCTGTttccactgccaccgccgccactacGGCTGCCTGAGGCGTTGCAGGAGCTAAGCCCGGAGCGCaatgtgctgctgttgcactCAGATGGTCGCGCTGAGGTGTCCGGGgacgcactgcagctggcgcctGCTTTGAAGGCGGATGagccgacagcgacgacgatgccGGATGTGTCGTCTGCGGGTGGCCCTCCCGCGCCGCGAGTGACACGCATCGTAGCTGCGCAGGACCTGTTCTGCCCCATCAAGCGCACGCTAATGTGTGACCCTGTGCAGACCGCTGACGGCTTCACGTACGACCGTGACGGTATCGAGGAGTGGCTGCGGGGGCACAACACGGCGCCGCTCACAAATTTGTACTtaggcagcgctgcgctgcgcgtgaATTACCGAGCGCGGCAGAAAATCAGTGGTCTTATCCTGCAGTACACCACTGCAATGGGGGTGGTGATCAACTGAGGCGGGCAGTGGGCGCAACAAGGGTGGGCCGACAAACTGAGTGGAGGCGCGGAGAAAGCgagtgggagagagcagcTTGGGGTtcgcggtgcggcggcgggagGGGCGTGGGAAACTGCTGTGGGGCATGAAGGCCAATATGAGCCATGGGACTCCGGAGGGTACAACGCACACTTATTTAGCAAAGACGACACCTTCCACATAGTAAAAACAACACCCAGAGAGGTCCacgtctctctttgtctctgcttgggtgtgcgtgtaggtgtgtgcTCCCCTCCATCTACCCCCCTCGCGACCCTAccactctctcttcatttccgtttgctttttttttcttccctcccccgcatctTCCACATTGCCGGCTGCTTCATCGCATTTTATTTTCACGTTTCCTCCCACCGTCTTCCGTACTGAACTGCGAGTTCGCTAcgtcgacacacacacacacgttttctcttttgctttgtACGTGTGCTCtgccgtgcgtgcgcgcgctctcaGCCGTCGGCCAGTCCATTTCTTCGTGtctgcgcgtctctctctctctcgcgcgcgcctACTCCTCCGCACAACTCACACTTCGCACAGACAATTctgcccttcctctctcggcACTCACGTCGCTTAGCTCTGcgccttctttccctccctctcggcCGAGGTCCGCGTATCCTTTGATGGGACCTCACCCTTGCCTTCATGCATGCaggcgcacagagacacacgcccATTCATCCACATCAGCGCTGCACATGGGCGTCTTCCTGCGTGAGTGAGCGAATGAGCGTCTGTATGGGGATGGGCGTGCCGATGGTGGTGTCTGGCGGCCGTAGCTGCTGAGACTGCTTCGCTTCTTTCAGGGTGTTCACGtacggcagcgccgttgGCCTCTGTGCGAGAAGGACGCTGAAGTGGGGGGCAGCCGCAGATGCGCGGCCACGCGTCTCACTATCCTTTACTTTTCGTCCGCTCATTTTCGCCTCATCGCCCCGTGCCTCTGATGGcccgaggagggggaggagagagacacacgccaCAGTGCGCGCGGCATCGCAGGGGTCCGGTgcacccactctctctctctctctgtagggGGGAGAAGCCCGGCAGGCCCGCCCCTCTCGCTGCCAATGCAGAGCCAcgtctggtggtggcggggccaagcgacggcgacgtggaggggagggggggaggtcagagcgatgcatcgctgcggatgccggcggtcaggccGTGGATGGCGTGACGTCGGAGCGGgccgcggcagtgggcgTGCTCGCACCATCCACCTGATGGGCACGGCGCCATGCTGACTCGACTGTATCCCACCCGGCCCCCTGGCTGCCCagtggcgtggtggtggggaggggagggaggggcccGAGCGCCTCCCCGACGAGGATATGCGCGACGCGGCGACCGGCGcagtgggagcggctgcgaggcgacgtgcgaggcggaggtgggcaGAGTTTGAGGCCGGCGTCGTGCTCAGCTGACTGGGCCTGCGCATTGCTGTGCCGCGTGCCTacagctgcttcgcaccccgCGGTGGGCCCCCTGTGGGGTAGCTCCTGGTGTAGAGTGGGGGGAGGTTTGAGGCCATGCTGGGTGGCGCAGAATGGGCGTATTGAGAAGGGCCGTTCCTCTAGCTTCCTTCAGCCATGAGTTTGGAGTAGGGGTGATGGTGAGGTGAGGGAGTGCGAGAGCGAAAGCACatacgagcacacacacatacccactACTCACAACAACATCATCGCCACTACAACGGAGCGAAAaaatgctgctgctgctcattcTTACACTCGCTGCGGATGACTCTACAGCAGGGCAGAGGAAAGCTGAGTCTATGACAGACTTGCCGTGCCGCAGCCGTCGTTCACCCGTGCTTGTGAACTGGTCTTCACATCGCCGCGATCCACGCCTAAGTATACaggcacatccacacacgcatatgTCTATATGCAAGTACGTTCGTATATTCTAAAATGCGTGTCAATCATATCGATGATGTGCGCTCTGTGACGAGGCGCATGGGCCACGCATGAGCTGTTATcatctttcccctttctctccattTCTTCTCACGTGACGTGGTTTCCCCAATGGGCCTCGAAAGGGGtttcgtcgctgccgctacgCCGCCACTACAATGACCACGGCCATTGCCACCAACATCAGCTTCTTACACGGCACTGTCATTTCATGGTTCATCTGAGGAACGTAGccaggcacacacccacacacccacacccacacaggctTACCTGCACACTCAGCCGTGCGTgttatgtgtgtgcgccttccTGCGCGGCTGTCCCTGCGTGTTGTTGACTCGttttgctttctttcttttcctacTGCTTGTTCTGTTCGGTGGAGAATTTCTCCCCTTCGCCGTcatcggtgtgtgtgtgtgtgtgtgtgtgtgtgtgcgattGATGAGCCGGTCAGCAGTAGTGAGGAGCGTCTTCGTCTTTCCTCGTTCGCCCTCCTCTTGAGTCGTGGTACAGGGAAGGTGTACTTGGGCGTGCTCGATGGAGATGAGCGGAAGAAAGTGAGCGAGGCCTTCAGCACGCCAGTTAtacgagcacacacgcacgcatacgccctgcagagagagaccagGTCCACCGGCAGGCGCGTCACGCACACGAATCAGacgcatcacacacacattaTTGCcattttgtttttttctttttttccgtttCACCAGCACACTGTTGTCACGGTTTTCGCTCCTCTATGTGCATGAACTAATCTTACTCAGCCATTTCTCATTTTCCCCTCTCGTCCCTCTCAGCCCTGCGTGTCTGtatgtctctccctctcctccaccatccCGCTGTTGGCCTTCTTCATACttacccacacacgcgcacagctcAAGCTGTGTAGCGCGGAtggcgtcaccgccgctgtcaaAGCTGCGGAACGTAACGTCTGCTACTGGTGAAATAcatgcaccgctgcctcttcaTCTTCTTCCGCCATCACCCACTTCGGCGACTGCTGTGCTGTATGAACGTGTTCGACTTACCCCCAGTGCGTTGCAGTCCATTATCGGCTACCTGCCATGCAACGCCACCACTACTATCGGCAGCACATCCAACAACACCCGAAATGGCGGTTCCTCActcggtgttggtggtgccgCAGCCGGCAGGTCAGTACGCTCACCGCTCATAATGGCCGATGCGCTCTTTGCAAAGGCGATGCAGGCGCCATCCAGATCCGCAgcgaccgccgcctccactggAGTACCGCTgacgccgccggtgccggtggcCGTGACGCGACCACTCGCATTCATGGCGGTGTCTCCGCAGTCACGGCGCGAACTCGAGATGTACCTCACCGGTGGCTgcgcactgccaccgctcgGTTCACTGGTTCTGCAAGTTCGGCCACATCGACCGTCAccggccaccgcagcgcgtcTGTCGCGAGTGGGTGTGCTGCATGCGTCACGCCGTCGCGCGGCCTCCCCTGTGCAGGTCGAGGCTGCTCATCAGCGCGATGAGACGGTGCTAGCGGCGCCACTTGCACTACTCTTTGTATCGTCTACGAACGTGATGATCACGTCGCTGCCCTTCCAGCCATCGCTCTCGCCTTCGATACCGCCAATCAAGCAACCGCAGGCACCAGCGATGACGACTCTGGCGAGGTACTCTGTTTcacgcgcgctgccgccgccgccgccgccaatgCTGTTGTTTAGGCCATCaactccgccaccaccagcgagAGCAGTGGGCTACGACGACAACGTTGGCCGTACGCCGAGCAGCTTTTCTGCAAcgcctccactgcagcagcagtaccaaCAGCTGTCCTCCCGGTCTACGGTCCATCAGAGTCGCCGAATTCCAGTGGCTGCTGTAACGCCACCCACTAGCTTCTCTCCGCTTTCCCCGGTGCCAGTGGTGCAAAGACACACTAGCCCAGTCTCGGCCCCGCACTGCTTGCTGAACACTACATCGCCGACTTCGACGACGCAGGAGATCTTCGatatggcggcggcggggacCGAGAGCCAAGCTGTCTTCGCGTTAGGTACCAGAGGGGTCACCGCAGCGCGCATCGGTTTTTCCACCAGCGCGCCACTGCCTGTGCGGCTTGCGCATGCTACACCGTCTGCTACCCCTCTACCGGCGCCGGCTCCGCCGCCCACGTCCGCCGCCCTGCAGACCCTCTGCCATGCGCTGTGGTGGGTGCGCCGCGATCGATTGCCGGTGTCGCTAAGCCTCGTGCGGTACAAGCAGGCGGACACGCAGGCGTTGTGGGCGATGCTGTCGGAGGCACCTCCGCCACTCCCACAGGAGAGGGCGGGGCTGGTGATGGCGGATGAGGGCACGGGGCAACCATCATCACCAATGCACGAGCGATACGGCCAGGCGACACGCCCACTTGGTGAGTCTCAGGGAAGCTGTGACCCTACTCTGGCGAGCGAGGGCGATGTCGTatgcggcggcagccacagcgccgACGCGCGCGGTTTTAGGGCCCCTGTCGATGACCTGAATCGTAGTTTCGTGTCTCATCTGAGtgaagcggcagcgatggctgccaatgccgaaaGGGCGACGTGCATAACACAagtcaccaccacaacaaTCGCCTCCAGTGGCTGCGTGCGCCATGCAGGCTGTTCTGTAGACTTCGACCCTGAACTGACACAACCGATATGCTCTCCAAGGGCAtcaagaggagagggagcggctgccaacgacaacgacgacacCCTTGATTATCATCTGGGCAGACCTACCGACacggtgctgccgttgcttgGTGCACCGGCGGCCATCACGCTTCGCTTCCCTGTAACGCATCTACACGTGCACGGCAAGGCCGCTGATGCCGCGATGGCGACCCTGCTGCCAGCTCACCCGGAGGTGCGCTCGCTACGCCTCACGCACGGCAATTTGTctgacgcgcagctgcgccacctcgcctGCGTCTGCCCCGGCGTGACGCATCTTTCGCTGGCCATGAACAGCCAAATCCAGACGACCACCTTCTTGTGTCCGCCACTGTCGGACACGTCATCCGTATCGACCACTGTCACCACGGCCACCACGACGGAGACCTCACGGACGGCGGCCACCGTGGCGGCGACTGCTATGGGCTCCCCTAACCCGGACTTCGTGCAGCAATTCAGTCGATTGAATCAGCGAGGGGTAGACCACActgccgtcaccaccaccagcaccagcatgGCAGTACCGGCCCTGTCATCGCTTTCCTCTCGGTCCACGTGTGCGGCGTGTGACTCTGGCGGCGACGcctcgcacgcacgcctgcgcagcttgtggggggcagcggcggcgagcgaCGCGGGGAACGCGCTTGGCACACGCCGCGAGGGTAGTTATGCGACGGACGCCTCTCCGGTCCCGTCACCGTCGCATCCGTCCCACACCCCGTGCTCGGTGCGCCACAGCAGTCAGCTTGACCTATTCGCCTCcgacgaggaaggggagcTGGAGATGCGGATTTCGCTTTGGCAAGCTGCCcagacggaggcggaggagcggcggcagcctgTCTTCATTCTGCGTCCGCAGGACGTCGTACTGGGCAGATATGGTGGAACAGCAGTCGAAGACGGTGGCGGTTCTGGTGCCTCGatgagtggcggtggcagggacgctgctgctggcgctacTGCCACGACATCCTCGCGCACGCTGCAGGGCAGCGCCATCGAGCCGTGGAcgccgtcgcggcggtggtctTCACTGCGCACTGAGGCCACCGCCATGAGCAGCGTATCAGCACACGCTAGGCCTGCCCACGTTCTTCGAAAGGCTACATCAGGGGCTCCACTACTGAGGGCTTCCtccgcagcagtgcctggTGCGGTACTCAGCGCACATCGTCTGCCTTCAGCGACACATGCATCAGCGTCAGCTCCAATTCGGACTCACGCAGATCCTCGACGCGacctgccgccgcggtcgAGCAACATATTATACCCAGACCTGACGGTATCGCCACTGCGGTCCTACGCGCCGACGTTGACttccgccgctgtggcggcctcgtcgtcatccCTATCGCTGCCCACGCCTCACgtcgctactgctgctgctgacgaggCGGGGAGCAGCGTGGCTTCAGCAAAGGGGGTCGATGTACGTGCCCTTGCCGTGCCAAGCCCAcccgcacctgcagcgccggtgCATCCTGATCTATCATCCAGTGACTGGGCAATGGAGCCTGCTTTGCCTCCTGATTCCCCACGCCATCGCTCTCGCGAGCGTCGCCACCATCGAAAGGGTCACAGCAGCTCTTCGTCGCGGTCGCGCCCTACGTACTGGGCTGACACCCTGGTCGACCTGGACCTCTCCTATACGCAGGTGTTTGACGAGGATGTTGCCCGTGatctgccgcagctgcggtgcctACATCGCCTTTCTCTCGAGGGATGCGGGCGTCTCTCGCAGGTCTcatggctgccgctgcttcttcatCTGCGCGAGCTGAACTTGTCTCTGTCCTCCGTGCAAGGACATGCGCTGCACCCGCTGGGGCGCTGCCCACGGCTGGTGTGGCTGATGCTTGAGGGGTGCTCCTCATTCACCACCGTTCATCAGCTGTGGAGCAGGGAGGCAGACGCCACCGCAGTCGATGAGGCGACTGCAGCAGGGAGTGTCGAGGCCGCTCCTCTGCTGACTGCGCTCCGCGTTCtcatcgcctccagcacAGGTCTGACCGATGCCGGGCTTCGTTCCCTCAGCAAGATGGTGGGGCTCGAGTGCTTGGTACTGGACCGGTGCCCTGGGGTAACGGACGTTAGCGTCGCTGCAACGCTGCCGTCTCTGTGCACCCTAGATGTCAGTCGCACCCGTGTGTCggcggagggggtggcgggcttgcgcctctctcgcacacTAAATCAGCTGCGGATGCAGGAATGCCCGGCGTTGTCTCGCCTACCAGTACTCTTGGTTGCGCGCGACAAGAGTGAGGCCTCCacagctggtggtggtgccggcgATGAGCTCTCGAGGCTGCATCATCCGAAGGCAACAACGACCGGCATCGCGCATCGTCTGCTCCACAAGTGCCCACCCTTGGCTGTGCTGGACCTTTCCTACACAAGGCAGCTCACCGCCGACGGGCTGACAGGGCTTGTGGCTGACGAAGAGACTTTGACAGCGCAAGCtactgctgccgtggcagaGCACCTCGCATGGCGCGAGGTGGTCCCCGACGACCCCGACGGCATGGACCTTGCCGTGGCTGCAGACGAGCCGTTGCCACCCGCATTGGTCTTTCCGCATGTACGCCACGTGTTGCTGCGCTCGTGCGACGCCGTGACGCACATTCGTCCACTGCGCGGCTTCACGAACGTTGTAGAGCTTGATCTCTACCACACCAACGTCACGGAGGCTGCTCTGACGGCTGCACTGGCGTCGTGGACGGCTCTGGAGGTGCTCAACATCGCGAGTACGCGAGTGCGTTCGTTGGCCGCGTGGTGCCCGTACGAGCCAAGCGAGACTGTGgggactgctgcagcggtcgCCAGGCGGGGCGGGGATGGTGAGAGAGCGGAAGACGACGGCGACCTGCAGgcggtgccgccaccactgccgtgGCACGGCCGACTCCCCGCCTTTGCAGCCACACTGCGCACACTCGCGCTTTCAAACACCGACATTACAGCGGCGGGCCTCGCGGCGTTGGCGTTCTTTCCTCAGCTGGAGGTACTGCAGCTGGCAAGCTGTCGACGACTGTCGTCCTTGCGATTCCTGGCGCTGGCTGCCGacggtgcagcgcggcgctcgACCCTGACTGAGCTTACCGTCACTGGGGCGACGCACCTCACGAACGCCGAAGCGTTCCCATATATCATGTTCTGCCCTGccctccgctttctctcgctgGTGGGGTGCGTGCAGCTAGGCAGTGGCGGTAATCCACCAGGAGCGAGAGACTCGCAGCACAGACACTTGTTGTCTTGTACTGATGATGACGTCGGCGTCCTTGGCTGTCTGCGAGGGTTGGCAGAG comes from Leishmania panamensis strain MHOM/PA/94/PSC-1 chromosome 6 sequence and encodes:
- a CDS encoding hypothetical protein (TriTrypDB/GeneDB-style sysID: LpmP.06.0500) — protein: MQPTNLPRVSRAVARLCAILGDELFPIVIWLAMFGAVRLAPALVLRLSMSFPQVMDVPRLLLWRRRRDVSGGATSSAVVSASISAAADAAAAHLAELIKSTPPGSSSNGIRLSGGGSSGAYDATLRASWQRFYHQSLEVLVSIVTYSRRLWTYLLFQRSQCTPLRDAAAAVQRGEGGRPAVVELLVRLVTSFTSTWVHASGNMLFDTIVTYLSTRIGSWGSGSVGGGNAIGGSGRRYSSLSSGWRDLLVASCVSTGLNFVLQTYWVEALTGIGELRALPLATTAGDALSPSFSERIQFMLSALSRLGSKESLYRLCCMALRLQPQSDQRSSAAEEGRAYSSPPSPSGRAALQPLTRAAPPPPSSLDSGTLRTPSQPARVYLCGGNAFVFALSGFRFAYYGDPQQFTTAASNCITDALDLVLRQARQRAAAQNGRVSEALLEGQVWRPPASSLSSSHDVVLAPAASLQLLPLYMANFAVGASVGLVWRERRHLAIVRRVPLLGKVVELLFPLPPPPLRLPEALQELSPERNVLLLHSDGRAEVSGDALQLAPALKADEPTATTMPDVSSAGGPPAPRVTRIVAAQDLFCPIKRTLMCDPVQTADGFTYDRDGIEEWLRGHNTAPLTNLYLGSAALRVNYRARQKISGLILQYTTAMGVVIN
- a CDS encoding hypothetical protein (TriTrypDB/GeneDB-style sysID: LpmP.06.0510), with amino-acid sequence MASPPLSKLRNVTSATGEIHAPLPLHLLPPSPTSATAVLYERVRLTPSALQSIIGYLPCNATTTIGSTSNNTRNGGSSLGVGGAAAGRSVRSPLIMADALFAKAMQAPSRSAATAASTGVPLTPPVPVAVTRPLAFMAVSPQSRRELEMYLTGGCALPPLGSLVLQVRPHRPSPATAARLSRVGVLHASRRRAASPVQVEAAHQRDETVLAAPLALLFVSSTNVMITSLPFQPSLSPSIPPIKQPQAPAMTTLARYSVSRALPPPPPPMLLFRPSTPPPPARAVGYDDNVGRTPSSFSATPPLQQQYQQLSSRSTVHQSRRIPVAAVTPPTSFSPLSPVPVVQRHTSPVSAPHCLLNTTSPTSTTQEIFDMAAAGTESQAVFALGTRGVTAARIGFSTSAPLPVRLAHATPSATPLPAPAPPPTSAALQTLCHALWWVRRDRLPVSLSLVRYKQADTQALWAMLSEAPPPLPQERAGLVMADEGTGQPSSPMHERYGQATRPLGESQGSCDPTLASEGDVVCGGSHSADARGFRAPVDDLNRSFVSHLSEAAAMAANAERATCITQVTTTTIASSGCVRHAGCSVDFDPELTQPICSPRASRGEGAAANDNDDTLDYHLGRPTDTVLPLLGAPAAITLRFPVTHLHVHGKAADAAMATLLPAHPEVRSLRLTHGNLSDAQLRHLACVCPGVTHLSLAMNSQIQTTTFLCPPLSDTSSVSTTVTTATTTETSRTAATVAATAMGSPNPDFVQQFSRLNQRGVDHTAVTTTSTSMAVPALSSLSSRSTCAACDSGGDASHARLRSLWGAAAASDAGNALGTRREGSYATDASPVPSPSHPSHTPCSVRHSSQLDLFASDEEGELEMRISLWQAAQTEAEERRQPVFILRPQDVVLGRYGGTAVEDGGGSGASMSGGGRDAAAGATATTSSRTLQGSAIEPWTPSRRWSSLRTEATAMSSVSAHARPAHVLRKATSGAPLLRASSAAVPGAVLSAHRLPSATHASASAPIRTHADPRRDLPPRSSNILYPDLTVSPLRSYAPTLTSAAVAASSSSLSLPTPHVATAAADEAGSSVASAKGVDVRALAVPSPPAPAAPVHPDLSSSDWAMEPALPPDSPRHRSRERRHHRKGHSSSSSRSRPTYWADTLVDLDLSYTQVFDEDVARDLPQLRCLHRLSLEGCGRLSQVSWLPLLLHLRELNLSLSSVQGHALHPLGRCPRLVWLMLEGCSSFTTVHQLWSREADATAVDEATAAGSVEAAPLLTALRVLIASSTGLTDAGLRSLSKMVGLECLVLDRCPGVTDVSVAATLPSLCTLDVSRTRVSAEGVAGLRLSRTLNQLRMQECPALSRLPVLLVARDKSEASTAGGGAGDELSRLHHPKATTTGIAHRLLHKCPPLAVLDLSYTRQLTADGLTGLVADEETLTAQATAAVAEHLAWREVVPDDPDGMDLAVAADEPLPPALVFPHVRHVLLRSCDAVTHIRPLRGFTNVVELDLYHTNVTEAALTAALASWTALEVLNIASTRVRSLAAWCPYEPSETVGTAAAVARRGGDGERAEDDGDLQAVPPPLPWHGRLPAFAATLRTLALSNTDITAAGLAALAFFPQLEVLQLASCRRLSSLRFLALAADGAARRSTLTELTVTGATHLTNAEAFPYIMFCPALRFLSLVGCVQLGSGGNPPGARDSQHRHLLSCTDDDVGVLGCLRGLAELNLSNTGVDLLDLKCMLRASTSPSSLTATAAQQHQHLSQHVSLSLQRLWLRGCHHLDENALISTATAALEYGEPPCDGSRSSGGGPMTFRLLPLLREVYLSHGKYGAAVLSSLLS